One Candidatus Culexarchaeum yellowstonense genomic region harbors:
- a CDS encoding CopG family transcriptional regulator, which translates to MRSIRVSIPDDTLRDIDLLIKIGRYNSRDEVIAKALNDLLNREFVKINYVRYLAKSY; encoded by the coding sequence TTGAGGAGTATACGGGTATCGATCCCGGATGATACTTTACGGGATATTGACTTACTCATTAAAATTGGGCGTTACAATTCTAGGGATGAAGTCATTGCTAAAGCATTAAATGATCTTCTAAACAGAGAATTCGTTAAAATTAATTATGTTCGATACCTTGCAAAGTCTTATTAG
- a CDS encoding ECF transporter S component, whose translation MSRSMLVSASALTAALVYVMTCIAVPMPKPLGVWHAGDIASFISSILFGPIVGGFACGVGAALFDIWNPLYQSSFIIWAPATLVIRGIMGFMIGKFRRIIPSRPRSSEVLAMIISHVWKNFAYFAYDYYLFGPVAYLDLLTFFPLSAIDIAVTVPLLAVIRKSIGKEYFM comes from the coding sequence GTGTCGAGAAGTATGCTTGTATCTGCTTCAGCATTGACTGCAGCGTTGGTTTATGTGATGACATGTATAGCTGTCCCCATGCCTAAACCTCTTGGTGTTTGGCATGCTGGCGATATTGCATCCTTTATTTCATCAATACTCTTCGGACCTATTGTTGGAGGATTTGCATGTGGTGTTGGTGCAGCCCTCTTTGACATTTGGAATCCACTTTACCAATCTTCATTTATAATATGGGCTCCAGCAACATTGGTTATACGTGGAATTATGGGTTTCATGATTGGTAAGTTTAGGAGGATTATCCCAAGTAGGCCTAGGTCATCCGAAGTTTTAGCTATGATTATAAGTCATGTATGGAAGAATTTCGCATACTTCGCATATGACTACTATCTCTTTGGCCCCGTAGCATACTTAGATCTATTGACATTCTTCCCATTAAGCGCAATTGATATTGCTGTTACAGTGCCATTATTAGCGGTTATCAGGAAATCCATTGGGAAGGAGTATTTCATGTAA